One genomic window of Eleginops maclovinus isolate JMC-PN-2008 ecotype Puerto Natales chromosome 12, JC_Emac_rtc_rv5, whole genome shotgun sequence includes the following:
- the ap3m2 gene encoding AP-3 complex subunit mu-2 has product MIHSLFLINASGDIFLEKHWKSVVSRSVCDYFFEAQERASEPENVPPVIPTPHHYLISVLRHRIYFVAVIQSEVPPLFVIEFLHRVVDTFQDYFGVCTEAAIKDNVVVVYELLEEMLDNGFPLATESNILKELIKPPTILRTMVNTITGSTNVGEQLPTGQLSVVPWRRTGVKYTNNEAYFDVVEEIDAIIDKSGSTITAEIQGVIDACVKLTGMPDLTLSFMNPRLLDDVSFHPCVRFKRWEAERILSFIPPDGNFRLLSYHVSSQNLVAIPVYVKHNITFREGSSQGRFDLTLGPKQTMGKSVEAVLVSSQLPRGVLNANLNPSQGTYTFDPVTKMLTWDVGKINPQKLPSLKGSMSLQAGASKPDENPTINIQLKIQQMAISGLKVNRLDMYGEKYKPFKGIKYMTKAGKFQVRT; this is encoded by the exons ATGATTCACAGCCTGTTCCTCATCAACGCCTCGGGGGACATTTTCCTGGAGAAGCACTGGAAGAGCGTGGTCAGCCGCTCCGTGTGCGACTACTTCTTCGAGGCACAGGAACGGGCCTCCGAGCCGGAGAACGTCCCTCCAGTGATCCCCACCCCGCACCACTACCTGATCAGCGTGCTCAGGCATCGCATCTACTTTGTCGCCGTCATCCAGAGCGAGGTGCCGCCGCTGTTCGTCATCGAGTTCCTGCACAGAGTCGTCGACACCTTCCAG GATTATTTCGGAGTGTGTACAGAGGCTGCTATTAAAGACAATGTGGTAGTGGTGTATGAGCTACTGGAGGAGATGCTGGATAACGGCTTCCCGCTGGCCACAGAGTCCAACATCCTCAAAGAGCTCATCAAGCCCCCCACCATCCTCCGCACAATGGTCAACACCATCACAG GCAGCACTAACGTCGGAGAGCAGCTCCCCACAGGCCAGCTGTCCGTGGTGCCATGGAGACGCACCGGAGTCAAATACACCAACAACGAGGCCTACTTCGACGTGGTGGAGGAGATCGATGCTATCATCGATAAATCAG GCTCCACCATTACAGCAGAAATTCAGGGAGTTATCGATGCCTGTGTGAAGCTGACAGGCATGCCCGACCTCACGCTGTCATTCATG AATCCTCGGCTGCTGGATGACGTCAGCTTTCACCCCTGCGTTCGTTTCAAGCGCTGGGAAGCCGAGCGCATCCTCTCCTTCATCCCCCCCGATGGGAACTTCCGGCTGCTCTCGTACCACGTCAGCTCCCAGAA CCTGGTGGCGATCCCGGTGTACGTGAAGCACAACATCACCTTCAGAGAGGGCAGCTCTCAGGGCCGCTTCGACCTGACTCTGGGACCCAAACAGACCATGGGCAAGTCGGTGGAGGCGGTGCTCGTCAGCAGCCAGCTGCCCCGCGGCGTCCTGAACGCAAACCTCAACCCCTCCCAGGGAACATACACCTTTGACCCCGTCACAAAG ATGTTGACATGGGATGTTGGAAAGATCAACCCACAGAAGCTTCCCAGTCTGAAGGGCAGCATGAGTCTGCAGGCCGGAGCCTCCAAACCTGACGAGAACCCCACCATCAACATCCAGCTGAAGATCCAACAGATGGCCAtctcag GGCTGAAGGTGAACCGACTGGACATGTACGGCGAGAAGTATAAACCCTTCAAAGGCATCAAATACATGACGAAGGCTGGCAAGTTCCAGGTGCGGACATAA